One Setaria viridis chromosome 5, Setaria_viridis_v4.0, whole genome shotgun sequence genomic region harbors:
- the LOC140220070 gene encoding protein MITOFERRINLIKE 1, chloroplastic: MPPPPPPNSNPRLALPAMTRSQADPDLPSLISDLTSLLLHSPAASSGAAGPVFSSSSLSIPTPKHKPATPTTAAPTPLARAAVGACAGAAAGAFTYAALLPIDAVKTRLQASAAPSATAWQVFLDILRTDGPLGLYRGLSAVIFGSASSSAIYFGTCELAKSLLRPHLPPFLVPPLAGASGNVSSSAIMVPKELITQRLQSGAATGRSWQVLLQIIQADGFFGLYAGYAATLLRNLPAGVLSYSSFEYLKAFTLRTRGKDRLTPGESVLCGALAGAISAALTTPLDVVKTRLMTRVGTEGSRTVLGTMRGVVAEEGLVGLYRGIGPRVLHSACFAAIGYCAFETARLAILQLYLEGCQRKAAAQHSTALP; encoded by the coding sequence atgccgccgccgccgcctcccaacTCCAATCCCCGCCTGGCGCTGCCCGCCATGACCCGGTCCCAGGCGGATCCCGACCTCCCGTCCCTCATCTCCGACCTCACCTCCCTGCTCCTCCACTCCCCCGCCGcgtcctccggcgccgccggccccgtcttctcatcctcctccctctccatccCCACCCCCAAGCACAAGCCCGCCACTCCCACGACAGCCGCCCCCACCCcgctcgcgcgcgccgccgtcggggcctgcgcgggcgccgccgcgggggcctTCACCTACGCCGCGCTGCTCCCCATCGACGCCGTCAAGACCCGCCTCCaggcctccgccgcgccctccgccaccgcctggcAGGTCTTCCTCGACATCCTCCGCACCGACGGGCCCCTCGGCCTCTACCGCGGCCTCTCCGCCGTCATCttcggctccgcctcctcctccgccatctACTTCGGCACCTGCGAGCTCGCCAAGTCCCTgctccgcccccacctcccgCCCTTCCTCGTGCccccgctcgccggcgccagcggcaacgtctcctcctccgccatcaTGGTCCCCAAGGAGCTCATCACCCAGCGCCTCCAGTCCGGCGCCGCCACAGGCCGCTCCTGGCAGGTCCTCCTGCAGATCATCCAGGCCGACGGCTTCTTCGGCCTCTACGCGGGCTACGCCGCCACGCTCCTCCGCAACCTCCCCGCCGGGGTGCTCAGTTACTCCTCCTTCGAGTACCTCAAGGCGTTCACCCTCAGGACTCGCGGCAAGGACAGACTCACGCCCGGGGAGAGCGTGCTCTGCGGGGCTCTGGCCGGGGCCATATCCGCCGCGCTCACCACCCCGCTGGACGTCGTCAAGACGCGCCTCATGACAAGGGTCGGCACCGAGGGCAGCCGCACCGTGCTGGGCACCATGAGGGGGGTCGTCGCCGAGGAGGGGCTCGTGGGCCTGTACCGTGGCATTGGCCCCAGGGTGCTGCACAGCGCCTGCTTTGCGGCCATAGGCTACTGCGCCTTCGAGACCGCAAGGCTTGCCATTCTGCAGCTCTACCTTGAAGGCTGCCAGAGGAAGGCTgcagcacagcacagcacagctCTACCGTGA